From Streptomyces sp. NBC_00370, a single genomic window includes:
- a CDS encoding pseudouridine synthase, with translation MRRKRIPAAPLPQRNGVDPVRLRLPADPAGAWPTVRDHLVARFAGAVGVPEVDGMFRDGRFVDADGRSVAPGEPYTVGRWLWFHRDAAPEERVPFEIGVVYRDDRIVIADKPHFLATTPRGSHVTETLVARARHELDLPALQPAHRLDRLTAGLVLLVVRPELRGAYQTLFRDRLVRKEYEAIAPYDPAVPLPTTVRSRIEKERGVLTAREVPGEPNSESRIELLSHDADADAGHARYRLLPTTGRTHQLRVHMNALGLPLLDDPLYPTVLPPAPDDYSRPLRLLARVLEFRDPVTGEQRHFESAWRLAGPSADS, from the coding sequence GTGCGCAGAAAACGAATCCCGGCCGCGCCGCTGCCCCAGCGGAACGGGGTCGACCCGGTGCGGCTGCGGCTCCCGGCCGACCCCGCGGGGGCCTGGCCCACCGTGCGGGACCATCTGGTCGCACGGTTCGCCGGGGCCGTCGGGGTGCCGGAGGTCGACGGCATGTTCCGCGACGGACGGTTCGTGGACGCGGACGGGCGGTCCGTCGCGCCCGGGGAGCCGTACACCGTAGGCCGTTGGCTGTGGTTCCACCGGGACGCGGCCCCCGAGGAGCGGGTGCCGTTCGAGATCGGGGTGGTGTACCGCGACGACCGGATCGTGATCGCCGACAAACCGCACTTCCTGGCGACGACCCCGCGCGGCAGCCATGTCACCGAGACGCTGGTGGCCAGGGCCCGCCACGAACTGGACCTCCCCGCCCTCCAGCCGGCCCACCGCCTGGACCGCCTGACGGCGGGCCTCGTCCTGCTGGTGGTACGCCCCGAGCTGCGCGGCGCGTACCAGACCCTGTTCCGGGACCGGCTGGTGCGCAAGGAGTACGAGGCCATCGCCCCGTACGACCCGGCAGTGCCCCTGCCGACGACGGTCCGCAGCCGCATCGAGAAGGAACGCGGGGTACTGACGGCCCGTGAGGTGCCCGGCGAGCCCAACAGCGAGAGCCGGATCGAGCTGCTGTCCCACGACGCCGACGCCGACGCCGGCCACGCCCGCTACCGCCTGCTGCCCACCACCGGCCGCACGCACCAACTGCGCGTCCACATGAACGCGTTGGGCCTCCCCCTGCTGGACGACCCGCTGTACCCGACGGTCCTCCCACCGGCCCCGGACGACTACAGCCGCCCGCTGCGGCTGCTGGCGAGGGTGCTGGAGTTCAGGGACCCGGTGACCGGCGAACAACGGCACTTCGAAAGCGCCTGGCGGCTCGCCGGGCCCTCGGCCGATAGTTGA